One Nitrospirota bacterium genomic region harbors:
- a CDS encoding DNA adenine methylase, with translation MRRNTSLTNLQMVLIEDDPAFPSTRFQGSKLKIVDWIWEAIKDLKFHSALDAFGGTGSVGYKLKEKGKKVTYNDILKFNWYIGLALIENYKVKLTDRDIDFLLRKHIDVKYPTFVFDTFKDIYFTDDENRWIDMVVTNITLLDDFYKKSLAFFALFQACIIKRPFNLFHRKNLYLRFSEVERNFGNKTTWDTTFVAHFRKFIYEANQAVFSNGQQNKSLNSNVFEVEGEFDLVYIDTPYVSKTGVGVDYFSFYHFLEGLMDYTKWAEKIDYRTKHKKLKGNGSVWTDKNNIHSAFDQLFNKFQNSIIVVSYRADGIPSIDELMTLLRKYKQNVSELKRENYKYVLSTNHSEEVLLIGK, from the coding sequence ATGAGAAGAAACACGTCTTTAACAAATCTACAGATGGTCTTAATAGAAGATGATCCTGCATTTCCATCAACACGATTTCAGGGAAGTAAACTAAAAATAGTTGATTGGATTTGGGAGGCTATTAAGGATTTAAAATTTCATTCAGCTCTTGATGCCTTTGGCGGTACTGGGAGTGTAGGTTATAAGCTGAAGGAAAAGGGCAAGAAGGTTACATATAACGATATCTTAAAATTTAACTGGTATATTGGACTTGCGCTAATCGAAAACTACAAAGTTAAACTAACAGACCGTGATATTGATTTCCTTCTCAGAAAGCATATTGACGTTAAATATCCAACTTTTGTATTTGATACCTTTAAGGATATTTACTTTACTGATGACGAGAACAGATGGATTGATATGGTTGTAACAAACATAACTCTTCTTGATGATTTTTATAAAAAGTCTCTTGCCTTTTTTGCCCTTTTCCAGGCATGTATTATCAAGAGACCGTTTAATCTTTTTCATAGAAAAAATCTTTACCTGAGATTTTCTGAGGTAGAAAGAAATTTTGGTAATAAGACTACGTGGGATACCACTTTTGTGGCTCATTTCAGGAAGTTTATCTATGAGGCTAACCAAGCAGTTTTCTCAAATGGCCAACAAAACAAATCACTTAATTCAAATGTTTTTGAGGTTGAAGGTGAATTTGATCTTGTATACATTGACACCCCTTATGTTTCAAAAACCGGCGTAGGCGTTGATTACTTCAGCTTTTATCATTTTCTGGAGGGATTGATGGATTATACTAAATGGGCTGAAAAGATAGATTACAGGACGAAACATAAAAAATTAAAAGGAAATGGTTCTGTCTGGACCGATAAAAATAATATCCATTCTGCCTTTGATCAACTGTTTAATAAATTTCAAAATAGTATAATAGTTGTTTCTTACAGGGCAGATGGCATTCCATCTATTGACGAACTTATGACTTTGCTTAGGAAATACAAGCAAAATGTTTCTGAACTAAAACGGGAAAATTATAAATATGTTTTAAGCACCAATCATTCTGAAGAAGTTCTGTTGATTGGGAAATGA
- a CDS encoding site-specific DNA-methyltransferase translates to MLWAKKDATGKTKFNYKAMKELNGGVQMKNIWEYRAEKNPFRHPATKQPIVLENAILAGSNEGDLILDPFAGSGTTGFVAKGLGRICVMIEIDSDYCQLIKDRIEGKYGEFRRKTEAKVGV, encoded by the coding sequence ATGCTTTGGGCAAAGAAAGATGCAACGGGCAAAACAAAATTTAATTATAAGGCGATGAAAGAATTGAATGGCGGAGTCCAGATGAAAAATATCTGGGAATATCGGGCTGAGAAAAATCCTTTTCGCCATCCTGCTACAAAACAACCAATTGTTTTAGAAAATGCAATTTTAGCTGGAAGTAACGAAGGGGACTTAATTCTTGACCCATTTGCCGGTTCTGGAACTACAGGATTTGTCGCAAAAGGGCTTGGTAGAATATGTGTAATGATTGAAATAGATTCAGATTATTGCCAACTTATTAAAGACCGCATCGAGGGGAAATATGGGGAATTCAGAAGAAAGACAGAAGCTAAAGTGGGAGTTTAG
- a CDS encoding EcoRV family type II restriction endonuclease codes for MGNSEERQKLKWEFRSQLLRHVDLFNAAVSTGEGDWVVKGFIDIAKNIYTISVDTKVVSKIMELLLFPKICQFAQETGYKMVLCKEQNFYPDISFIDSNNNKYAINIKSTYRKNGKEVNGMTLGAFTGYFRDRKSKKNITFPYDEYIGHYVLGVIYSRTDKDLDERTIYKLEDLQNITSVIKDFTFFVQEKYKIALDRPGSGNTKNIGSVIKIDELINGKGPFTSLGEDIFNDYWMYYLTKDMAKAVDLKGAPYKNLREYKDYKKLKK; via the coding sequence ATGGGGAATTCAGAAGAAAGACAGAAGCTAAAGTGGGAGTTTAGAAGTCAACTTCTAAGGCATGTTGATTTGTTCAATGCTGCTGTTTCTACAGGTGAAGGCGATTGGGTTGTCAAAGGATTTATAGATATTGCGAAGAATATTTACACCATATCTGTTGACACCAAAGTAGTTTCCAAAATAATGGAACTACTTCTTTTCCCCAAAATTTGCCAATTTGCTCAAGAGACTGGCTATAAGATGGTTCTTTGCAAGGAACAGAATTTTTATCCTGACATCTCATTTATAGACAGCAATAACAATAAATATGCGATTAATATTAAAAGTACATACAGAAAGAATGGGAAAGAAGTAAACGGAATGACTTTGGGGGCATTTACCGGATATTTCCGTGATAGAAAAAGCAAAAAGAACATTACATTCCCATATGATGAATATATTGGGCATTATGTGCTTGGTGTTATCTACTCAAGAACAGATAAAGATTTAGATGAGAGAACTATTTACAAATTAGAAGATTTGCAAAATATTACCTCTGTCATAAAGGACTTTACATTCTTTGTTCAGGAAAAATATAAGATTGCACTTGACCGCCCTGGAAGTGGAAACACGAAAAATATAGGCTCTGTCATTAAAATTGATGAATTGATAAATGGAAAAGGGCCATTTACTTCACTCGGGGAAGATATCTTTAATGATTACTGGATGTATTATCTTACGAAAGATATGGCAAAGGCTGTTGATCTTAAAGGTGCTCCATACAAGAATCTAAGAGAATACAAAGATTACAAAAAATTAAAGAAATAA
- a CDS encoding site-specific DNA-methyltransferase — protein MRVHIKNPHFEENGRMYQTTDVLSNIDELFCAEQEAEYQQEKLIPFFYNLDRKIKLFHGDSLTILKKAPDNCIDMIFADPPYFGNQSGLIIKRNDGHADTFDTKKATWAYSKSISYQFEFHYTWLKEAQRILKKGATIWITGTYHSIGIINVVLQDLGFKILNDIILHKRNAPPNLWVRVLGLLLRLCFGQRKMQRAKQNLIIRR, from the coding sequence ATGCGGGTACACATTAAAAATCCACACTTTGAGGAAAACGGAAGAATGTATCAAACAACGGATGTACTTAGTAACATTGATGAATTGTTTTGTGCTGAACAAGAAGCAGAATATCAACAAGAAAAACTTATACCCTTTTTTTATAACCTTGATAGAAAGATAAAGCTTTTTCATGGTGATTCACTGACTATTCTAAAAAAAGCTCCTGATAATTGTATTGATATGATTTTTGCAGACCCCCCTTATTTTGGCAATCAATCAGGGTTGATTATAAAACGCAACGACGGACACGCAGATACTTTTGACACCAAGAAAGCTACATGGGCGTATTCTAAATCAATTTCTTATCAATTTGAGTTTCATTATACATGGCTCAAAGAGGCACAGCGTATTCTTAAAAAAGGTGCAACCATTTGGATCACAGGAACATATCATAGTATTGGGATTATTAATGTTGTGCTGCAAGATTTAGGTTTTAAGATACTTAATGATATAATCCTCCACAAGAGAAACGCCCCGCCAAATTTATGGGTTCGTGTTTTAGGGCTGTTACTGAGACTATGCTTTGGGCAAAGAAAGATGCAACGGGCAAAACAAAATTTAATTATAAGGCGATGA